TTGGCTGAAAAGTCGACTTATTTAATACTGTAAGTTTGTACCCCGATGATTTGGTTGGTGCCGGCTTTCACGCCGTGGATCTTGATTGGAGATTTGGTATCATACAGATTCCAGGCCATTGAGCCTTTGGCTGATTGATTTTTCTCGATAGCCACCTTGTATTTGGGCGCTAAATCTTGATCCGGAAGTGGGGCGGCGACCAACTGCTTTTTGGATTTAGCAGGCTGGTAGGCGCGGAGCACGGAAGCGGCAGACACTGGCGAGACTTTATGGTTGCCAGTGTTTTTAATGGTGTACCAAAGGGCAAAAATGGGTTTCTTGCCAAATTCATTACCAGTCTCACCAGCTGGAATCACAGCGGTTTTGGTAATTTTCAGCTGAAAATTCTTAACTTGAAGAAAGTTCTTCCGAAAACTTGCCGTGTCTGAAGAACTTTTATTCTGACCGCTACATCCTGAGAGGGAGATGACGGCGATTAAGGTCAATGCGAGTGCGAATATTTTTTTCATGTTCTGAGCTCCAATGCTTATGTATTTATGAAAATGATGATTTATTAATATTTTACATGTTTTTTTCAATAAAGAAACTCAAAATGAGGAAAGTTGACATTGGATAAAATGATGGCAGATAAAAAGCAACGCCATGAATGGACGCTGCTGGATGATTTGATGCGATTATTTGTTGATTGGTTTGCCGAGGACAATCCCTGGGTATTGGTCAACGGCTTCTTGATGATGTTTGTCAAAATAGAAGATGCCAATTTGATAATCCTTTAAGGTATTGCGTTTGGCTTGATTGTAGCCCGCCTTCTCCAGTGCGGCCTTAACCAATTTCAAACGTTTTTGATCGGAAACGTCCTGTTTATAGAACGCCCGGTCAAAGTATTTGTCGACAGATGGGAACACAATAACATCAGTGAATGAAGGAAGCGACTTAACCCCAGTAGTTGGATTGGTTTGAACAGGGAAGGCATCCCTTTCGCTGGTTAGTTTCCACGATAATGGTGTATTTGGAAATAGTTTTAAGACCATTTTAGAGAAATGCTGTGAAGGAGATTCCTGAATGTATTTGGCATATTCTTGATTATTTGAAAAGTTGCCCGGCTGTAGGTTATTCCACACTTTGTAATTTGTGTTATAGCCGGGACGCAGATAACCACGCCAAACGATTCCTTTTTGGGTGTATTGATTATTTGGAGTCCAGCCATTGATGCCATAGTAGACAGACAATTTACCATTATGCCTGTACGTATAAGTGTGATTTCGATACCAGTTGGTGTTGGGGTAATTGTTTAATTGAAGGATTTTCTTAGTGTGCGTGCTGTTCCAAAGGTAGACTTTACGATTCTTATATTGGGATTTGACTTGGAAAACGTTTGGGGAACTCTGCCAAGTCGTTTTGACTCGTTGATAGCCATCAGCAAAAGTAGCAGGAGCTGATGCCATCATGCCCAGACCAAGCGCGACTGCAGTGGTTATCATGGCCAAAAATGATTTCAATTTCATAATTATTCCCCCTGAATGCTACTGATTTGAATTATCTAATGCTCGTAGTTCAGACATAATCTGCATGAGCTTGGCATGATAGATGTCTGATCTCAACGCGTCGTTCTGCTGGCTAAACCAGTACTGCTTGGCAGGGGCGACGTAGGTTTCCGGCACCTGATACTTGTCAGCAATCTGCTGGAAAGTCGTTGGGTTGTCGGCTGCCTGCTGCAGGCGATAGAGCGGTTCTTCCTGGATGATTTTGACAACTTGTGGACGGACCTCTTCGGGCAGCTTGGGTTCCACAACCTTCACGACCGTATTCTTAATTGGTTTATCCAAAATTGTATTGGTTTGCCGCTGAGCGTCGGTTAATTCGTGAACCTGATGACCAACGTAAAGAAAACCGGCCAGGACAATCACCAAGACGCTTAACCAAACAATTAACTTGGTGTGCTTAGATTTTTTCTGTTCTTGTTTGGATTGCTTCTGCTGCAATCGTGATGGTGTTTGATTTTGCATGTTGAATCCCCCTCAAACAATTTACGATACGATTATAACATTTTTAATCATGATTCAATCTGGGAAGGAAACCAGGCATGCGAATTTAAAAGTTCCTTAAAACAAAAAAATGGCAAGCAGCTTCGACCTTCTGAACGCATACGCGCCGATCGTTACTTACTCACCGTGGTTTGGCACCAGAAATGATTATAGCATGGCTGACTTGGCAGATGCAAGCAAATCTATGAACGGGGGCTCTGATTTCGACAAATGCAACTGTTTGCTCGATTGAGGTATAACCACAGTGCCAGATAATGTATAATCGTTTTTGATAAAATTTTTTGACGCGGGGGGGAAACACATGAAATCACTTAAAGTGCAAAGCTTCATTCTCATTTCAATTGGATTTATTCTAGGGATGAGCGAGTTTATTATTGTTGGAATCATCAATGATCTGGCCGATTCTTTTGATGTGGGCATTTCCAACGTCGGCTTCTTGGTGACGATGTTTGCGATTGTTTACGCGATTGTGACGCCAATTTTGACGATTCTGGTAGGGG
Above is a genomic segment from Lentilactobacillus buchneri containing:
- a CDS encoding DUF5067 domain-containing protein; translation: MKKIFALALTLIAVISLSGCSGQNKSSSDTASFRKNFLQVKNFQLKITKTAVIPAGETGNEFGKKPIFALWYTIKNTGNHKVSPVSAASVLRAYQPAKSKKQLVAAPLPDQDLAPKYKVAIEKNQSAKGSMAWNLYDTKSPIKIHGVKAGTNQIIGVQTYSIK